In one Thioclava sp. ES.031 genomic region, the following are encoded:
- the murC gene encoding UDP-N-acetylmuramate--L-alanine ligase encodes MNATKLPGELGPIHFVGIGGIGMSGIAEVLMTQGFTVQGSDAKSSKITDRLAKLGATIFEGQRAENIGEAGVVVISTAIKPGNPELEEARRRGLPVVRRAEMLAELMRLKSNIAIGGTHGKTTTTTMVATLLDKGNFDPTVINGGIIHAYGSNARAGAGEWMVVEADESDGSFNRLPATIAIVTNIDPEHMEHWGSFDALRKGFYDFVSNIPFYGLAVCCTDHPEVQTLVGKLNDRRVVTFGFNAQADIRAINLHYDAGVAHFDIALQGEEGKPVIEGCTLPMPGDHNVSNALAAVAVARHLGMKMGEIKEALASFGGVNRRFTKVGDVLGGVTLIDDYGHHPVEIAAVLKAARQAVKPGARVIAVHQPHRYSRLHSLFDDFCTCFNEADVVAIAEVFSAGEEPIEGATRDDLVAGLIAHGHRHARAILSEDDLARLVREQARPGDIVVCLGAGTISTWANNLPAKLGG; translated from the coding sequence ATGAACGCGACCAAACTGCCCGGAGAACTCGGCCCCATCCATTTCGTCGGTATCGGCGGGATCGGCATGTCTGGCATCGCCGAAGTGCTGATGACGCAAGGCTTCACGGTTCAGGGCTCGGATGCGAAATCCTCCAAGATCACCGACCGTCTGGCGAAGCTGGGCGCGACCATCTTCGAGGGCCAGCGCGCCGAGAATATCGGTGAGGCGGGCGTCGTGGTGATCTCCACCGCGATCAAGCCGGGCAATCCCGAGCTGGAAGAGGCGCGCCGCCGCGGTCTTCCGGTCGTGCGCCGCGCCGAGATGCTGGCCGAGTTGATGCGCCTGAAATCGAACATCGCGATCGGCGGCACCCACGGCAAGACGACGACCACGACGATGGTCGCGACGCTTCTGGACAAGGGCAATTTCGATCCGACCGTGATCAATGGCGGGATCATCCACGCCTATGGCTCGAACGCGCGCGCAGGCGCGGGCGAGTGGATGGTGGTCGAGGCCGACGAGAGCGACGGCTCGTTCAACCGTCTGCCCGCGACCATCGCCATCGTCACCAATATCGACCCCGAGCATATGGAGCATTGGGGCTCTTTCGATGCGCTGCGCAAAGGGTTTTACGATTTCGTCTCGAATATCCCGTTCTACGGGTTGGCTGTCTGCTGCACCGATCACCCGGAAGTGCAGACGCTGGTCGGCAAACTCAATGACCGCCGCGTCGTGACCTTCGGCTTCAACGCGCAGGCCGATATTCGTGCGATCAACCTGCACTACGATGCTGGCGTCGCGCATTTCGACATCGCGCTGCAGGGCGAAGAGGGCAAACCGGTGATCGAGGGCTGCACCCTGCCGATGCCGGGCGATCATAACGTCTCGAACGCGCTGGCCGCCGTCGCGGTGGCGCGTCACCTCGGGATGAAGATGGGCGAGATCAAGGAGGCTTTGGCGAGCTTCGGCGGCGTCAACCGGCGCTTCACCAAGGTCGGCGACGTGCTGGGCGGGGTCACGCTCATCGACGATTACGGCCACCACCCGGTCGAGATCGCCGCCGTGCTGAAAGCCGCGCGTCAGGCGGTGAAGCCCGGTGCGCGGGTGATCGCGGTCCACCAGCCGCACCGCTATTCGCGTCTGCATTCGCTGTTCGACGATTTCTGCACCTGTTTCAACGAGGCCGATGTGGTCGCCATCGCCGAGGTCTTCTCGGCGGGCGAGGAGCCGATCGAAGGGGCGACGCGCGACGATCTGGTCGCCGGGCTGATCGCGCATGGTCACCGTCATGCTCGTGCCATTTTGTCGGAGGATGATCTGGCTCGGCTGGTGCGTGAACAGGCGCGTCCCGGCGATATCGTCGTCTGCCTCGGGGCGGGGACGATCTCGACCTGGGCGAACAACCTGCCTGCGAAGCTGGGGGGCTGA
- a CDS encoding UDP-N-acetylglucosamine--N-acetylmuramyl-(pentapeptide) pyrophosphoryl-undecaprenol N-acetylglucosamine transferase — protein MAKDTTPLLLIAAGGTGGHMFPAQALAEAMVRRGWRVKLSTDARGARYAGGFPHTVTVEQIASATFARGGALGKLGVPFKIAGGVASAIRKNLSDKPTVVVGFGGYPTIPALSSAVVLGIPRAIHEQNGIMGKVNRVFAKKVNRFACGTWPTDLPEGVQGEHTGNPVRAAVLERAGAAYIPPGDYPMSVLVIGGSQGARILSDTVPAAMASLPQAARANLRVSHQARPEDLDRVVAAYDAAGISAEVEPFFNDVPRRLSECQLVISRAGASSVADISVIGRPAILIPYAAAAGDHQAANARGLAKTGGAITIPESQLSTESLAEQISLVLDNPEGALQMSRAALSYGVPDATERLVALVEDLAGKTK, from the coding sequence ATGGCCAAGGACACGACCCCGCTACTGCTGATCGCCGCTGGCGGCACCGGCGGGCATATGTTCCCCGCACAGGCGCTGGCCGAGGCGATGGTGCGCCGGGGCTGGCGCGTCAAGCTGTCCACGGATGCGCGCGGGGCGCGCTACGCGGGCGGCTTTCCCCATACGGTGACGGTGGAGCAGATCGCCTCGGCGACATTCGCACGCGGCGGCGCGCTCGGGAAACTTGGCGTGCCGTTCAAGATCGCGGGCGGCGTGGCCTCCGCGATCCGCAAGAACCTGTCGGACAAGCCGACGGTGGTGGTGGGCTTCGGCGGCTATCCGACGATCCCGGCGCTGTCCTCGGCGGTGGTGCTGGGCATCCCCCGTGCCATTCACGAACAGAACGGCATCATGGGCAAGGTCAACCGCGTCTTCGCCAAGAAGGTGAACCGCTTCGCCTGCGGCACCTGGCCGACCGATCTGCCCGAGGGGGTGCAGGGCGAGCATACGGGCAACCCAGTGCGGGCTGCCGTGCTGGAGCGGGCGGGCGCGGCCTATATCCCGCCGGGCGATTACCCGATGTCGGTCCTCGTGATCGGCGGCTCTCAGGGCGCGCGCATCCTCTCGGACACGGTGCCGGCGGCGATGGCGAGCCTTCCGCAAGCCGCCCGCGCCAACCTGCGCGTCTCCCATCAGGCGCGCCCCGAAGATCTCGACCGGGTCGTGGCCGCCTATGACGCGGCGGGCATCAGCGCCGAGGTCGAACCCTTCTTCAACGACGTGCCGCGCCGTCTCAGCGAATGCCAGCTGGTGATTTCGCGCGCCGGTGCGTCCTCGGTCGCGGATATCTCCGTCATCGGCCGTCCCGCGATCCTGATCCCCTATGCCGCCGCCGCGGGCGATCACCAGGCGGCCAATGCGCGCGGTCTGGCCAAGACCGGCGGCGCGATCACCATCCCCGAGAGCCAGCTTTCGACCGAGAGCCTCGCGGAGCAAATTTCACTGGTGCTGGACAACCCCGAGGGTGCGCTGCAGATGTCGCGCGCCGCCCTCTCCTACGGGGTGCCGGACGCCACCGAGCGGCTCGTCGCCCTCGTCGAAGACCTAGCAGGAAAGACCAAATGA
- a CDS encoding putative peptidoglycan glycosyltransferase FtsW has translation MTEMAFGTVPVRAGEPVLPKWWRTIDKWALGAVLALFGLGMLLGLAASVPLAERNGLEPFYYVKRQAFFGVVALGVMLGISMLDPKQVRRLGVIGFVGAFVAVMLLPVLGTDFGKGAVRWYSFGFASIQPSEFLKPGFVIISGWFMAAAHDVGGPKGRLYSFLLMVIIVVALALQPDFGQASLVLFAWSVMYFISGAPIALLTGIGALTVAGGFFAYNFSEHFARRINGFLSTDVDPRTQIGYATNAIQEGGFFGVGVGQGSVKWSLPDAHTDFIIAVAAEEYGLILVLVIIALYATVVIRSLLRLMRERDPFTRLAGAGLACAFGVQAIINMGVAVRLLPAKGMTLPFVSYGGSSVIASGIAVGMLLALTRTRPQGQISDILARRGR, from the coding sequence ATGACAGAAATGGCATTCGGCACCGTCCCCGTGCGGGCCGGTGAACCCGTCCTACCGAAATGGTGGCGCACGATCGACAAATGGGCGCTCGGCGCCGTTTTGGCGTTGTTCGGCCTTGGAATGTTGCTGGGGCTCGCAGCCTCGGTGCCGCTGGCAGAGCGCAACGGCCTTGAGCCCTTCTATTACGTCAAGCGACAGGCCTTCTTCGGGGTGGTGGCGCTGGGCGTGATGCTGGGCATCTCGATGCTCGACCCGAAACAGGTGCGCAGGCTGGGCGTGATCGGCTTCGTCGGCGCCTTCGTCGCGGTGATGCTGCTGCCGGTGCTGGGCACCGATTTCGGCAAGGGCGCGGTGCGGTGGTATTCCTTCGGCTTCGCCTCGATCCAGCCGTCCGAATTCCTCAAGCCCGGTTTCGTCATCATCTCCGGCTGGTTCATGGCCGCAGCCCATGACGTCGGTGGGCCCAAGGGGCGGCTCTATTCCTTCCTGCTGATGGTCATCATCGTGGTGGCGCTCGCGCTGCAGCCCGATTTCGGGCAGGCCTCGCTGGTGCTGTTCGCCTGGTCGGTGATGTATTTCATCTCGGGCGCACCGATTGCGCTGCTCACGGGGATCGGGGCGCTGACCGTGGCGGGCGGCTTCTTCGCCTATAACTTTTCGGAACACTTCGCGCGCCGGATCAACGGCTTCCTGTCGACGGATGTCGATCCGCGCACCCAGATCGGCTACGCGACGAACGCCATTCAAGAGGGCGGGTTCTTCGGCGTCGGCGTGGGGCAGGGCTCGGTGAAATGGTCGCTGCCCGATGCGCATACCGACTTCATCATCGCCGTCGCGGCCGAAGAATACGGCCTGATCCTCGTTCTGGTCATCATCGCGCTTTATGCGACGGTCGTGATCCGGTCGCTGCTGCGCCTGATGCGCGAGCGCGATCCCTTCACCCGACTCGCAGGCGCGGGTCTGGCCTGCGCCTTCGGCGTTCAGGCGATCATCAATATGGGCGTCGCGGTGCGCCTTCTGCCCGCGAAAGGCATGACTTTGCCGTTCGTCAGCTACGGGGGCTCTTCGGTCATTGCTTCGGGGATTGCGGTGGGTATGTTGCTCGCGCTGACTCGGACCCGGCCGCAGGGACAGATTTCGGATATTCTCGCCCGTCGCGGTCGCTAA
- a CDS encoding FAD-binding domain-containing protein, with protein MTAAEPLRIPAATRAAGEDRLTRFAPKTGADYAQGRNFDHGAGRHSAVSQLSPYLRRRLVLEREAVARAYQAHGPEAAEKFVQEVLWRGYFKGWLEHRPEVWARYRDGLAQDLAALDDAPDLAARVAEAEAGRSGIACFDAWACELRETGYLHNHARMWFASIWIFTLRLPWRIGADFFYRNLLDGDPASNTLSWRWVAGLHTRGKFYAAEAGNIARYTGGRFAPDPAQLAKVSAGLEAEEPEGLPPVTPLRAPRAPQPGLPTALLITEEDCRIEDFDLSAFDLRGAATLSASHLRSPRKVAPHVPRFERDALADAAERAGVPDVQRLNAGDPSVLVEWARSLGVRQLVTPYIPVGPLGDWRESAEAALGGFDIALCELTREWDRVIWPHATAGFFKVKKKLPQILAELGLA; from the coding sequence GTGACCGCCGCCGAGCCTTTGCGAATACCAGCCGCCACCCGCGCGGCTGGCGAGGACCGTCTGACGCGGTTCGCCCCGAAGACGGGTGCGGATTACGCGCAGGGGCGCAATTTCGATCACGGGGCGGGGCGGCACTCGGCGGTCTCGCAACTGTCGCCCTATCTGCGGCGGCGTCTTGTGCTCGAGCGTGAGGCGGTGGCGCGGGCGTATCAGGCGCATGGGCCGGAGGCTGCGGAGAAATTCGTGCAGGAGGTGCTCTGGCGGGGCTATTTCAAGGGCTGGCTGGAGCATCGCCCTGAGGTCTGGGCGCGCTATCGGGACGGGTTGGCGCAAGACCTCGCCGCGCTCGACGATGCGCCCGATCTGGCCGCGCGCGTGGCCGAGGCCGAGGCGGGGCGCAGCGGGATCGCCTGTTTCGACGCGTGGGCGTGTGAGCTGCGCGAGACCGGCTATCTGCACAATCACGCCCGGATGTGGTTCGCCTCGATCTGGATTTTCACCCTGCGCTTGCCGTGGCGGATCGGGGCGGATTTCTTCTATCGCAATCTGCTCGACGGTGATCCGGCCTCGAATACGCTCAGCTGGCGCTGGGTCGCGGGGCTGCATACGCGGGGCAAGTTCTACGCCGCCGAGGCCGGAAATATCGCGCGCTATACCGGAGGGCGGTTCGCGCCCGATCCCGCGCAATTGGCGAAGGTGAGCGCGGGGCTGGAGGCGGAAGAACCCGAGGGGCTGCCCCCGGTCACGCCATTGCGCGCGCCGCGCGCCCCGCAGCCGGGATTGCCCACGGCGCTTCTGATCACCGAGGAAGATTGTCGCATCGAGGATTTCGATCTGAGCGCGTTCGATCTGCGTGGGGCCGCGACCCTCAGCGCCAGCCACCTGCGCTCGCCGCGCAAGGTGGCGCCGCATGTCCCGCGGTTCGAACGCGACGCGCTCGCCGATGCTGCTGAGCGCGCCGGGGTGCCGGACGTGCAACGCCTGAACGCCGGTGATCCGTCAGTGCTGGTCGAATGGGCGCGAAGCCTCGGCGTGCGGCAACTCGTGACGCCCTACATTCCGGTCGGACCGCTCGGCGATTGGCGCGAGAGTGCGGAGGCGGCGCTGGGCGGGTTCGACATCGCGCTGTGCGAGCTGACGCGGGAGTGGGATCGCGTGATCTGGCCCCATGCCACGGCCGGGTTCTTCAAGGTCAAAAAGAAACTCCCCCAAATCCTTGCAGAGCTCGGCCTGGCCTGA
- a CDS encoding cyclophilin-like fold protein: MSFTKFLTPVAALCVAASMACAQETKGDSMIPITVTAGETVLTATLDDTPAGRDFAALMPLELTLRDYHGIEKIADLPRKLDTTGAPRAYEPKTGDITLYAPWGNLAIFYKPFANSPGLVRLGAFDGSLEALMSNPTVRFERAE, from the coding sequence ATGAGCTTCACGAAGTTTCTGACACCCGTCGCGGCGCTATGCGTCGCCGCCAGCATGGCCTGCGCTCAGGAGACGAAAGGAGACAGCATGATCCCGATCACCGTGACCGCGGGCGAGACGGTTCTGACCGCCACGCTCGACGACACCCCTGCAGGGCGCGATTTCGCGGCGCTCATGCCGCTGGAGCTGACCCTGCGCGACTACCACGGCATCGAGAAGATCGCCGATCTGCCGCGCAAGCTCGACACCACCGGCGCGCCGCGCGCCTACGAGCCGAAGACGGGCGACATCACGCTTTATGCGCCGTGGGGCAATCTCGCGATCTTCTACAAACCTTTCGCCAACTCGCCGGGCCTCGTGCGGCTGGGCGCGTTCGACGGGTCGCTCGAGGCGCTGATGAGCAATCCGACGGTTCGGTTCGAGCGCGCGGAGTGA
- a CDS encoding NAD(P)-dependent alcohol dehydrogenase, whose product MCQSCNDTFQTLTRDGESRRNFLRSGAALAAAPLAASVATQAAAQEAGASLEASEVQAWAAFDTEGSFAPHTIPRRAAGPKDVVVEIMYSSICHSDIHTYKGDWGMPQFPLVPGHEMVGRVVGIGAEVTKFREGDIAGVGTMVDSCGTCANCLADREQNCLNGTTFTYNSEDKISGGVTYGGYSKKIVVKEDFALRIPPGVDLAGFAPLLCAGITTFSPINHWDLQPGQRYGVIGMGGLGHLAVKLAAAKGAEVVVFTTSEDKIADAKAFGAAEAYLWSDEAAMRSQMGSFDLMLSTVPVAYPMQQFLNLLKLDKTLVNVGALFPIEGAQGMMMGFGRQSLAGSMTGGIAETQRVIDFAAHHGVAATYEMITPDQIGEACEKVVNKQARYRYVIDMTKA is encoded by the coding sequence ATGTGCCAATCCTGCAATGACACGTTCCAAACCCTGACCCGCGATGGCGAGAGCCGCCGCAATTTCCTGCGCAGCGGCGCCGCGCTGGCCGCTGCCCCTTTGGCGGCGAGCGTCGCCACGCAAGCGGCCGCGCAAGAGGCCGGCGCATCGCTCGAAGCCTCCGAGGTGCAGGCTTGGGCGGCCTTCGACACGGAGGGCAGTTTCGCGCCCCATACGATCCCGCGCCGTGCGGCTGGCCCGAAGGATGTCGTGGTCGAGATCATGTATAGCTCGATCTGCCACTCGGACATCCATACCTACAAGGGCGACTGGGGGATGCCGCAGTTCCCGCTCGTGCCCGGTCACGAGATGGTCGGCCGGGTCGTCGGCATCGGCGCTGAGGTCACCAAGTTCCGCGAGGGGGATATCGCCGGGGTCGGCACGATGGTCGACAGCTGCGGCACCTGCGCCAATTGCCTGGCCGACCGCGAGCAGAACTGCCTCAACGGCACGACCTTCACCTATAATTCCGAGGACAAGATCTCGGGCGGGGTGACCTATGGCGGCTATTCCAAGAAGATCGTCGTGAAGGAAGACTTCGCGCTGCGCATCCCGCCGGGGGTCGATCTGGCCGGGTTCGCGCCGCTGCTTTGTGCTGGGATTACCACTTTCTCGCCGATCAACCACTGGGATCTGCAGCCCGGCCAGCGCTACGGCGTGATCGGCATGGGCGGTCTGGGCCATCTCGCGGTGAAGCTGGCGGCGGCGAAAGGGGCCGAGGTCGTCGTCTTCACCACCTCCGAGGACAAGATCGCCGACGCCAAGGCTTTCGGCGCCGCCGAGGCCTATCTCTGGTCCGACGAGGCCGCGATGCGGAGCCAGATGGGCAGTTTCGATCTGATGCTCTCGACGGTTCCGGTGGCCTATCCGATGCAGCAATTCCTGAACCTGCTCAAGCTCGACAAGACGCTGGTCAATGTCGGCGCGCTGTTCCCGATCGAAGGGGCGCAGGGGATGATGATGGGCTTCGGACGTCAGAGCCTCGCGGGCTCGATGACGGGCGGCATTGCCGAAACCCAGCGCGTGATTGACTTCGCCGCGCATCACGGGGTCGCGGCCACCTACGAGATGATCACCCCCGATCAGATCGGCGAAGCCTGCGAGAAGGTCGTGAACAAGCAGGCGCGCTATCGCTATGTGATCGACATGACCAAGGCCTGA
- a CDS encoding cupin domain-containing protein, protein MIRTFTTLAVLLAAPAAVAQSMELTPAESRAATIGSSDTFTGTALVAPVFGPDMGDVSAGEVTFLPGARSAWHTHPAGQKLVVTAGSGWVQERGQPKQLMQAGDVIWCPPGIEHWHGATDTTHVTHFAIQQVVDGSAVTWGEKVSDADYLE, encoded by the coding sequence ATGATCCGCACCTTCACGACGCTCGCCGTCCTTCTCGCCGCCCCCGCCGCCGTCGCGCAGTCGATGGAACTGACCCCGGCGGAGAGCCGTGCGGCCACGATCGGCAGCTCTGATACCTTCACCGGCACCGCGCTCGTCGCCCCCGTCTTCGGCCCTGACATGGGCGATGTGAGCGCGGGCGAAGTGACCTTCCTTCCCGGCGCGCGCTCGGCCTGGCACACCCATCCGGCGGGCCAGAAGCTCGTCGTGACGGCAGGCTCCGGCTGGGTGCAGGAACGCGGCCAGCCCAAGCAGCTGATGCAGGCGGGCGACGTGATCTGGTGCCCGCCCGGCATCGAGCATTGGCATGGCGCGACCGACACGACCCATGTGACGCATTTCGCGATCCAGCAGGTGGTGGATGGCTCCGCCGTAACCTGGGGCGAGAAGGTGAGCGACGCGGATTATCTGGAGTGA
- a CDS encoding LysR family transcriptional regulator has product MLRENINDLIALAAVAEERSFTKAAARLNVSQSALSHTIKALEQRLGLRLLTRTTRSVAPTLEGEDLLATLNPCFEMIEARLRALDDAQDEPTGTVRIVSTDYAIETVLWPKLSPLLKQYPSINVELVMDYGFTDLASAQCDAGVRYGDSVSEGMIATRIGPDERMLCVGAPSYFEAAGVPQTPHDLSEHNCINLRLATHGALYAWEFEDAEGHEIRVKVSGQACFNTIGLVQHAAIDGHGLALVPDRLAAPHLESGALQACLEEYCPYFPGFHLYYPSRQRPSSAFGAVLEALRERS; this is encoded by the coding sequence ATGCTGCGCGAAAATATCAACGATCTGATCGCCTTGGCCGCCGTCGCCGAAGAGCGCAGCTTCACCAAGGCCGCGGCGCGGCTCAACGTGTCGCAATCCGCGCTGAGCCATACGATCAAGGCGCTGGAGCAACGGCTGGGGCTGCGGCTGCTGACGCGCACCACGCGCTCGGTCGCGCCGACGCTCGAGGGCGAGGATCTTCTGGCCACGCTCAACCCCTGTTTCGAGATGATCGAAGCACGGCTGCGCGCCCTCGATGACGCGCAGGACGAGCCCACGGGCACGGTGCGCATCGTCTCGACCGATTACGCGATCGAGACCGTGCTTTGGCCGAAGCTCTCGCCGCTTCTCAAACAATACCCCTCTATCAATGTCGAGCTGGTGATGGATTACGGCTTCACCGATCTGGCCTCGGCGCAATGCGATGCCGGGGTGCGCTATGGCGACAGTGTGAGCGAGGGGATGATCGCCACCCGGATCGGCCCGGACGAGCGGATGCTCTGCGTCGGCGCGCCGTCCTATTTCGAAGCGGCTGGCGTTCCCCAGACCCCGCATGATCTAAGCGAGCATAACTGTATCAACCTGCGGCTGGCGACGCATGGCGCGCTCTATGCCTGGGAATTCGAGGATGCCGAGGGCCACGAGATCCGGGTGAAGGTCTCCGGTCAGGCCTGTTTCAACACGATCGGCCTCGTCCAGCACGCAGCGATAGACGGGCACGGGCTGGCGCTGGTGCCGGACCGACTCGCCGCGCCCCATCTGGAAAGCGGCGCCCTGCAAGCCTGCCTCGAGGAATATTGCCCCTATTTCCCGGGATTTCACCTTTATTACCCCAGCCGCCAACGCCCTTCTTCGGCCTTCGGCGCCGTGCTGGAAGCGCTGCGCGAGCGGAGTTGA
- a CDS encoding aldo/keto reductase encodes MILNETLTLPNGVEIPKLGLGTWMIDDDKVADAVKAAVEMGYRHIDTAQAYGNERGVGEGIRNCGVPRDEIFLTTKLDAGIKNYADAKAAIDGSLETLGLDKIDLMIIHSPKLWTEFHGDDGYFEGNLEAWRALEEAYEAGKLRAIGVSNFEKADLNNLLDNAKVKPMIDQILAHVSNTPFELIDYIQSHGMVAEAYSPIGHGQILDNAEIKSMAEKYGVSVPQLSIRYVLQLGMVALPKTANPDHMRSNAALDFEISDADMEALKSVEEIKDYGEASMFPVYGGQL; translated from the coding sequence ATGATCCTGAACGAAACCCTTACCCTCCCCAATGGCGTCGAGATCCCGAAACTGGGCCTTGGCACCTGGATGATCGACGATGACAAGGTGGCCGATGCGGTGAAGGCCGCCGTCGAGATGGGCTATCGCCACATCGACACCGCGCAGGCCTATGGCAACGAGCGCGGCGTCGGCGAAGGCATCCGCAATTGCGGCGTTCCGCGCGACGAGATTTTCCTGACCACCAAGCTCGACGCGGGCATCAAGAACTATGCCGATGCGAAAGCCGCCATCGACGGCTCGCTCGAGACGCTCGGGCTCGACAAGATCGACCTGATGATCATCCACAGCCCGAAGCTCTGGACCGAGTTCCACGGTGACGATGGCTACTTCGAGGGCAACCTCGAGGCGTGGCGCGCGCTGGAAGAAGCCTATGAGGCGGGCAAGCTGCGCGCGATCGGCGTGTCGAACTTCGAGAAGGCGGATCTCAACAACCTGTTGGACAACGCAAAGGTCAAGCCGATGATCGACCAGATCCTCGCGCACGTGTCGAACACGCCCTTCGAACTGATCGACTACATCCAGAGCCACGGCATGGTCGCCGAGGCCTATTCGCCGATCGGCCACGGCCAGATCCTCGACAATGCCGAGATCAAGTCGATGGCCGAGAAATACGGCGTCAGCGTTCCGCAGCTCTCGATCCGCTACGTGCTGCAACTGGGCATGGTCGCGCTGCCGAAGACCGCCAATCCCGATCATATGCGCTCCAATGCGGCGCTCGATTTCGAGATTTCCGACGCCGATATGGAGGCGCTGAAATCGGTCGAAGAGATCAAGGATTACGGCGAGGCGAGCATGTTCCCCGTCTATGGCGGGCAGCTCTGA
- a CDS encoding carboxymuconolactone decarboxylase family protein produces MKTRFAAPAFALIASSASGEALDRTIPDAVGRAAPALEAYSSNDLLGSVWTGEQLSMRDRSLVTFAALMTRHETGNLERFVELALDSGVTPAELSETVTHLAFYTGWGNATAAAEAMAPVYEARGIAADSLPGAEVDLLPLDEEAEESRENFVRGTYGDVSMGVVDNTRELLFRDLWLRPDLAPRDRSMVTVAALIAAGQPEQMTFHLNRAMDNGLTQEEAGAMLSHLAFYAGWPKVFSALPVAKDVFENRAE; encoded by the coding sequence ATGAAAACCCGTTTTGCAGCTCCTGCTTTCGCCCTGATCGCGTCCTCGGCCTCCGGCGAGGCGCTCGATCGCACCATCCCCGACGCCGTTGGCCGCGCGGCCCCCGCGCTCGAGGCCTATTCCAGCAATGACCTTCTCGGCTCGGTCTGGACCGGCGAACAGCTGTCCATGCGGGACCGTTCGCTCGTAACCTTCGCAGCGCTGATGACCCGCCACGAGACCGGTAACCTCGAGCGTTTCGTCGAACTCGCACTCGACAGCGGCGTGACGCCTGCCGAACTGTCGGAAACCGTCACTCATCTCGCCTTCTACACCGGCTGGGGCAACGCCACCGCCGCGGCCGAGGCGATGGCCCCGGTCTACGAGGCCCGCGGGATCGCCGCCGACAGCCTTCCCGGCGCAGAGGTCGACCTGCTGCCGCTCGATGAAGAGGCCGAGGAATCGCGCGAGAATTTCGTGCGCGGCACCTATGGCGATGTCTCGATGGGCGTGGTCGACAATACGCGCGAGCTTCTGTTCCGCGACCTCTGGCTGCGTCCCGATCTCGCGCCGCGCGACCGCTCGATGGTCACCGTCGCGGCCCTGATCGCAGCGGGCCAGCCCGAGCAGATGACCTTCCACCTCAACCGTGCGATGGATAACGGGCTGACGCAGGAAGAAGCGGGCGCGATGCTCTCGCATCTGGCCTTCTACGCGGGCTGGCCGAAAGTGTTCTCCGCCCTGCCGGTGGCCAAGGACGTCTTCGAGAACCGCGCCGAATAA
- a CDS encoding NADPH-dependent F420 reductase encodes MKIAILGSGLMGAKLGRIWAQCGHELRFAYSRSPAKLDRLAAETGGRATSVAEAVADADAILLAVHWSRIEDVLSQAGDMAGQVVLNCCVPLDASNSDLVLGPKTSGAEQLATMRPDARWVATFNTSPSESFAPVFARKGQADPPQLLIYGDDDGAKSVARGLIEDIGFAPLEAGGLRTGRFVEPFAMVTAELAYGQPGGPALTYRFEKLRG; translated from the coding sequence ATGAAGATCGCCATTCTCGGATCGGGACTGATGGGCGCCAAGCTCGGACGGATCTGGGCGCAATGCGGCCACGAGCTGCGCTTCGCCTATTCGCGCAGTCCGGCCAAGCTGGACCGGCTCGCCGCCGAAACCGGCGGGCGCGCGACCAGCGTCGCCGAAGCGGTCGCGGATGCGGATGCGATCCTGCTCGCCGTGCATTGGAGCCGCATCGAGGATGTGCTGTCTCAGGCCGGTGACATGGCAGGCCAGGTGGTGCTCAACTGCTGCGTCCCGCTCGATGCGAGCAATAGCGATCTCGTGCTCGGCCCCAAGACCTCCGGGGCCGAGCAACTCGCCACGATGCGCCCCGATGCGCGCTGGGTGGCCACATTCAACACCTCTCCCTCCGAGAGCTTCGCCCCGGTCTTCGCCCGCAAGGGACAGGCCGACCCGCCGCAGCTTCTGATCTACGGCGACGACGACGGCGCGAAATCCGTCGCGCGCGGGCTGATCGAAGATATCGGCTTTGCGCCGCTTGAAGCGGGCGGGCTGCGCACCGGGCGTTTCGTCGAACCCTTTGCAATGGTCACCGCCGAGCTAGCCTATGGGCAACCCGGCGGTCCCGCCCTGACCTACCGTTTCGAAAAACTGCGCGGCTAA